ACAAAGAATTTGATAGTTCTATGATGTAGAGATTCTTATACCTTTGTGTGTTGTCATTTTTCTCTTAGTTCGAAAGTGAGTATCAGATATGAATATGCGTCTGGTATAAGCATGCTCAAtattttttcaaagttttttGGTATATTTGGAGGATTATAGTCCGTACTCATGCTGGATTATGCGTCGGATAACATAGTTTCCTCCTACCAGTTCCTAGATCCTTGATTTGGTAGATTTGCTCTCGTATTTGAAGTTTCTATATCGTGCTGCTTCCACGAGAATCAAACTGTTGGTTTCCTATGTATCTCACTGTCGGATGCGTGCTTTACTTTCAGTTAGTATGTTCCGTTTTCCTCAAATTTCTGACAACAacaatatttttctttttctcgatctTGCCATCTTTCATGGTTGACTGCTTACAAAGGCTAATTGATAGAATTGATTCCAAAGAGCAATCACATCATTTTATTCCTAGCCAACGCATCGCAAAGCTCGTAAGGATTCGCCTCAAAATGCTAGCGCCCTACATACCAAAATGGCCTCAAGCTCTCAGTATTGGAATAGGAGACCTTATACCTATTTCTCTTGTCAATGGACTAGTTTACTCGGTAAAATCCAAACCCTTTAAGACAACTATTTTTTTCTCAACATTCTTTGTAGGCGCATCCATTGAATGTTCCGGCAAGTTTCAAGCAGAGAGCAATGCTGGTTGATGAAATCTGGCACACCACTACAGATGAGGACTCTGATATCGATTGGTATGTTAAGTGCACTGTCCTTGGAGGGATATACTCAACAACAGAGGTTTACATGCTGACTGACCACTCCCCGGGTTTATTTCCTTAACCTTTATGCACTTAGAACTTTTTTCCGGTGGAGATGCAAGCTTCTAGGGAGCATTTTCATATACTTATCGTTTTTTTCTGGCAGAATTCTGTGATACACAGTTATTCTTGGATGATCAGGTTAAAGATGCTTTTGGTTTCAAGAAGACAATCAGGAGGTATTCTCTCCCACTATCCCTTTTCCTtgacaaatctatttttgaaatatCGATGAAAATGACATTGCCTTAGGCATCGTATTTGGTAGAAACTGTTGGTACCGGAATGGGGAGTTCATTGCAAGTATTTGTAGGCAAAGTGTTACAGAGATGAAAAAAAGCTGATGTGAGTATGTTTGCTTTATATCTGGACGACTAGCATCCGAATCGACATTACACTTTCATCAGCCATAAAAAAGCAGGTGATTTCATAAGTAAAGTCGTAGCATTAGGATAGTCCTTCGATGGCTCTCGATGTTTCCATGGTCAAATATCATTTAGCACAAAGCCGTTGATCTCCCAGAGTTTAGTTTTCATATTATGCTCATATACTTGAGCTTTTACACAACTGTTGCAAAAACCTTACTAGCATCATGTTTGAGCCTGATTAGTGATCAAACTTTGTCAGTTTAATAGTATAGGGATTTAACCAGCAAATAGAATATAATAGAGGGCTTAAAATCAGAATTTGACATTAGATTTTTCGTTAATGATTTGATATTCTCCAAGTGTTTACATAAATGTCCATGAGAAAGAAACGGGGCTCTTCACTTGATGTTGAGCATTGCCCCACACTATTGAACCATATTCAGACCTAACTGTTGATCCTCTTCTCTTCCTTTTAGCTACAAAACTCACTGTGTATCTCTTCTTTTCCCCAACATGCCTAAAGACAAGTGTCCGGGGCCTAACTGAGATCCTGACAGATGACGGACCATCCACCGCCACTTTGTATATCGACCGCGCAGGGCCTACGTTTGTTAATTCCCGAGTGTATCGAACGACCCTTCTGTCCCCAAACAAGACCGAAAATGATGGGTAATTGAGTTCACCAGGGTCTTTGAATCTCTTGGAACATGTAATGTTAGGACGCTTGACAATGGTTTTAACTTGATCAATGGTGTATGCTAGTGAGCATAAGAAGGATATGTATTGTTTCGTAGTTATATCGTATATTAGTCCCGGAGAAAGGGCTTTTTGAGGGTCGACATGACCTGCCCCGTGAACCCATGGATTCGATAATGAACCATCTGCTGCGTCCCGGAGAGATGAGTTGGTGTTGTCTCGTGTGTAGGCAGTGGTCATTAGAGCCGATTTGATTGCGCTTGGGCTCCAATCCGGATGAGCTGCCTTTAGCAATGCTGCTAGCCCACTAATGTGTGGGCACGACATCGATGTACCTGTAGTTTTTCGAAACATGATTAATAGGAATATGATTATACAATTTAGGCAAATAGAAGTCTCAACATACCTGACACAATGTTGAACTTAGTCTTCCTCGCGTCCTTAACCAACCCGGTCGGACCGATAGCCTCAGACCAAGCGGCTAATATGTCGACTCCTGGCCCAATCACGTCTGGCTTCAAGATCTGCGGTGTCACCATATTGGGCCCTCGGGAGCTGAATGCTGCAACCACCGGCGAAGGTCGGACATTCAAGACGGTCCCACCGAAAACAAGCTTGGCAGTCGGGTTAGGATTAGATTGTGCGTATTTCCTAATCAAGTCACCGGTTTTCCTCCCTACTGCTACGGCAGGTAGCAAGTGACTATCAGCCACCAATTCCTCGGCACTATCCGCCGTATTCGCTAATATCATTCCGACCCCTCCGGCATCTCGTACAACTTCTCCTTTTTCCACACGAGCATTCGTTCCTCTATCACAAATGACTACTTTCCCACGAACCGAAGTCGGTTTAAGCGAACCGGGCAGACATAAATTACCAAAAGTGTTGTTATCTTTGTTGTAAACCAAACCGACCAATTTTTTCCCCATTCCTCGACCGCTGTAAAGCGAGACGCCATTATAACGGATTTTGTTTCCTAAAACGGCGTAAGCCGGAAAATCGCGATCCAAAGTCCCAGCGCCGACGGTCATAATCCAAGGTGCGACGTTAGCAAGAGTGGCTCTTGTCGGCCCACTATTGCCAGCGGAGCAAGAGACGAAAATACCCTTCTCCACCGCCGCGAAGGCTCCGAGGGCGATCGTATCGCGGTAATATGGCGCCGGTCTACCGCCGAGGGACACCGAAAGCACATTGACACCATCTCGGATCGCGCGATCCATCCCGGCGAGGATATCGGACCCAAAGCAACCCGTTTCCCAACATACCTTATAAGCGGCGACCCGGGCTCGAGTCGCCATCCCACGAGCAATCCCACTAGCGTACCCTAAAAGGCTAGCGTTAGCCACGTGAGAACCTGTGGCGGTGCTGGCCGTGTGAGTCCCATGACCATCTTTATCACGCGGGGAATCGATCTCTTTGGGTTTTTTATTAATCCCACCGCCGATGGCCATACGGTAACCTTTCGAAAAGCTCCGAGCACCGATGAGTTTCTTGTTACAAAACTTAGGACCAAAATCAGGACCCGACTCACATTCACCCCGCCACTTAGAAGGAATCTCCGGCATGCCCGAATCGTCAAAACTCTTAGATTCCGGCCAAACTCCGGTATCAAGAACCCCGATAATAACATCCTCAGAAGCCTGGGTACCACCGCCAGTGGCCCAAAGCCCCAAATCGGCGTCAAGGCCGAGGAATTGAGGTGAACGAGTAGTATGGAGAGTGTAAACAGTATCTTCATAAACACCCAGAATGGATTCCGATTTGTTAAGAGACTCAGCTTGTTCTTCATTTAGAGAAGCAGCGAAGCCATTAAAAGCTTCAGTATATGAATAAAGAAGTGACTCGGGTGGGGAATCGGTGAGTGATTGTAAACTCGAACTGTGCCAATCATGGTGGGTTTCGAAAGAAAGTGGCTTATCTTGATGTTTCATTTGGACAATGTATGTTTTTTTGGCAGTGATTTTCAAACATAACAcgaggaagaagatgaagaagaaattagaagaagaagaagaagaagaagccatGGCGGCCATGGCTGTTGATTACAGTGAAGTGCAGGTTAGACTCTTTTGTGCCGGTTAAATAACGCACTCATATTTCTGTTTGGCCTTAATCTTTTCCCTTATTTACCAATGCCATCTTGTTAAGCTTCCGTTATatctaattttttatattaaaatatgtcaAATTCTTGTATTAGTCCTTGGATTTTAATTTTCTATACTAAATTCGttctaattttgaaatttcaattcaAACTAAGACGTTAAATTTGTTCTTTTAAATTCTTATGCGAAAAATATactagtatatatataatatcattttaactTGTTATTTTCACATATAAAAAGTTGCATTATTGCTAATGCATTTAAATgacttaaatttgaaaatttgaaaattatagactcaaaattatcaaatttaGATTATGGAGACTAAAGTCACAATTTACACATAATACGAGAGTCGAGACTAATAGCAAAATTGAGCTTAGcaaatttaattattatcattTGAGTTaggattgaaatttcaaaattcgaaaaaaaaatatAACTATTGAGGCACATAAACCCTAAACGCACTTGTATTAATATTTGTCACATTGtataaaaatgatattttaataatatcACAATTGAAATGGTGTTACATTAATTAGTAGTATCAACTCAATTAGAAGTTAAATGCAAGAGACAATGACACAATTTagctcttttaaaattataaaatctttaagttaatttaatattaaatttatattttaacactctaaacattataattaaattctAATCCATTTAAAAAGAATTTTCACCTCACCCTTAAATCATACCTTATTaagcaaaattaacaaaaaaaattaaactaaaattttaaatagagAAAGTAAGCAGATAATTTAATGAATCATaaaatattaactatttaattgatATCATTAGATACTAATTAAGATTTATCTCTCATTTGCATTTACATTAacgattaaataataataatagtaataataataacaataataatgatcaTGGAGGCTGATCTGTTTAGCACAAGAAAGAACTAAGATATTGATAAAATAATCTAAATGTTAATCACTGGGTTAGGTGAAATGGTAGTTGTTTCTCGTACTTTAATTAATGATTGAGGATTTGATCTCGCCTTTAAGTATGAAGTAGCTTTAAAACTCATGATTAGCGTAGAATTTAACTGAATTAATTTCACCTATCAATTTTAGctgtgaaattataaaaaattatttatttattttacaaaataataCAAAGTAAGAGATGAATGATGAAAGAGAACCAGAGTAAAAACGTAGACAAAAACTGCATTAACATATATAAATGATGGATGGGCAACAGTGAAGATTGAAGATCAATGGATTGCAATATTTTAGTTCATGATTTATGGGGGAAAAGTGAGCACTAGGCTTAAAAGTGtgattataattattaataataagtAAAAACATAATGATATCCAGCCATGAGTGTGGGTTGGGACACAATTTGAAtgatatatttggatataatttTTAATTCGAATCTACTTTTACAGATATTAGTGGTTGTTGATACGGAGTTTTTAGAATTGTTTGTAACAATTTAAGATTTTTGGAGAGTTTGTGAAGATATTTTGGCTGCCTTTtgagatttaaaatttaaatctaattattaaaattatttttataaaatttaggtTCGTTACAATATTACTTTTGTAATACAtagttattaaataatttttttaaaatatcacaccaataaatttaatGATGTTAATAGTTGATTATAGATTTTGAaatctgaaaataaaaaataattttaaaaaataaaaaaataaaattaaattctaaatataagAAGAATAGGATAAAATCATGTagaacaaaattcaaatattttactGGATTTGAAAATTCTTGAAATTAAAATAACACATTGCCATTTGGGGTAGAAGAATTTAGAGGTCTGAGAAGGTGCACATGGATGGAGAGATGCCTTTTTTTAATGCCTAAAGCCCGACAAAAAGCATTGGTTGTTGAAAAATATGGTCTTCCTTTCAATTTCACGTTTTTGCCCCCTTTATTCCCACCTCTATTTCctgctttcttttattttttgtttctatTCACTTCAACTCCAAGAGTTTAGCATATTTTGGATAaagatattaaaattataattgcTAATCATAATTCTTTCTTAACTCATAAGTAGGAGAATAGCGCatttaaacacattcaaatttacgTCCTTTTACATTAACAACAATATTTATATCAGTCAAACTAAAACTCAACCAGCATCTCATTCCCAAATTTTATGTCTGCTACTAATTAGAATTCCTATCCTCTAGGTTATTCCTTTGTTCCTTAAGCCTCACAATATTTTTTCCTAGAGGCTGTTGGACAGtgacaaaaaaaaattgatcaacATCATTCTTGGATGTGCCAAAGCAGGGTAGAAACTTCAAACCAGCATTCAAAGAGATCTAAAATCTCCACCAATTCGTCACCATTAGACACCACAAACTAAGAAGAGAAGCATTGCAACGGGCGACATGTGCTTCGCAAGCTTTCATTAGTTTTTCCTTCGTTatgtacaaaaaaataaaaacaaatttggagaaaaatagtTCCGGTTTAAATATAGGTTGAACTCAAATTTTTATATTCAAAGCCTGAACCCAAACGAGATTGCATTAACTATTTATAAAACTTTCATTAGTTTTTCCTTCGTTatgtacaaaaaaataaaatcaaatttaaagaaaaacagtTCCGATTTAAATATAGTTTGGACTCAAATTTTTATATTCAAAGCCTTAACCCAAACGAGATTGCATTAACTATTTATAAAATAAGTTAAAATGTGTATAAGCCTTTGTActctttctaaattttaaatttaatcattatacttttattcccaaaattgaaaaaaaatggtTAAAATTTGAAACACTTTATAACCATGTAACTAGAAAATAACATAATGgacttaaatttaacaaaataatgttAACACttctaaaatttaaatctaaaatttaatatttgaaaaataaaaaactaaatttctaaaagttaaatctaaaatttaatattaaaaataaaaaactaattttctaaaaataaaaatacaatgattatgtgacatattttaacctagatGAC
Above is a genomic segment from Gossypium arboreum isolate Shixiya-1 chromosome 8, ASM2569848v2, whole genome shotgun sequence containing:
- the LOC108470055 gene encoding uncharacterized protein LOC108470055; this translates as MKFGWSEEAMTAGAKEIGVSPSIVGYFPRKAAALVQAHPLNVPASFKQRAMLVDEIWHTTTDEDSDIDWYVKCTVLGGIYSTTEVYMLTDHSPEFCDTQLFLDDQVKDAFGFKKTIRSDFQT